The Neofelis nebulosa isolate mNeoNeb1 chromosome 16, mNeoNeb1.pri, whole genome shotgun sequence genome includes a window with the following:
- the ARL5C gene encoding putative ADP-ribosylation factor-like protein 5C isoform X5 translates to MNEVVHTSPTIGSNVEEIVLQKTHFLMWDIGGQEALRSTWNTYYSNTEFIILVIDSTDRDRLLTTREELYRMLAHEALRDASVLIFANKQDMKNSMTTVEISQFLTLSAIKDHPWHIQGCCALTGEGLVAAPPAPPGFGPTNEQLTIRTFSCFSPVRIWLTLSSWAESVKHPPTAEMLWVSSEQDRVPALRLILKDRRQATSAQTF, encoded by the exons ATGAATGAGGTGGTCCATACATCTCCCACCATCGGTAGCAACGTGGAGGAGATTGTTCTGCAAAAGACACACTTCCTCATGTGGGACATAGGGGGACAGGAGGCTCTGCGCTCTACCTGGAACACGTACTACTCCAACACTGAG TTCATCATCCTTGTGATTGACAGCACGGACCGGGATCGGCTGCTGACCACTCGGGAGGAGCTGTACAGGATGCTGGCCCATGAG GCTCTGCGAGATGCTTCCGTCCTGATCTTTGCCAACAAGCAGGATATGAAGAACTCCATGACCACCGTGGAAATCTCTCAATTCCTCACTCTTAGTGCCATCAAAGACCACCCGTGGCACATACAGGGATGCTGTGCCCTCACTGGGGAAGGGTTAGTGGCTGCCCCACCTGCACCTCCAGGGTTCGGCCCAACCAATGAACAGCTGACCATCAGAACCTTCTCCTGTTTCTCTCCTGTCAGGATCTGGCTCACACTTAGCTCCTGGGCCGAGTCAGTCAAGCACCCACCCACAGCTGAGATGCTGTGGGTAAGCAGTGAGCAGGATAGAGTGCCTGCGCTCAGGCTCATTCTGAAAGACAGGCGACAGGCCACCTCAGCACAAACATTTTAG
- the ARL5C gene encoding putative ADP-ribosylation factor-like protein 5C isoform X1, whose product MVILNQKKRENQTLHTHTVKTKFPRPNARIFQRHSLHIKRLMNEVVHTSPTIGSNVEEIVLQKTHFLMWDIGGQEALRSTWNTYYSNTEFIILVIDSTDRDRLLTTREELYRMLAHEALRDASVLIFANKQDMKNSMTTVEISQFLTLSAIKDHPWHIQGCCALTGEGLVAAPPAPPGFGPTNEQLTIRTFSCFSPVRIWLTLSSWAESVKHPPTAEMLWVSSEQDRVPALRLILKDRRQATSAQTF is encoded by the exons ATGGTTATTTTaaaccagaagaaaagagaaaatcaaacacTACACACGCATACAGTGAAAACTAAGTTTCCCCGCCCTAATGCCCGGATCTTCCAGAGGCACTCCCTACATATAAAACG cctgATGAATGAGGTGGTCCATACATCTCCCACCATCGGTAGCAACGTGGAGGAGATTGTTCTGCAAAAGACACACTTCCTCATGTGGGACATAGGGGGACAGGAGGCTCTGCGCTCTACCTGGAACACGTACTACTCCAACACTGAG TTCATCATCCTTGTGATTGACAGCACGGACCGGGATCGGCTGCTGACCACTCGGGAGGAGCTGTACAGGATGCTGGCCCATGAG GCTCTGCGAGATGCTTCCGTCCTGATCTTTGCCAACAAGCAGGATATGAAGAACTCCATGACCACCGTGGAAATCTCTCAATTCCTCACTCTTAGTGCCATCAAAGACCACCCGTGGCACATACAGGGATGCTGTGCCCTCACTGGGGAAGGGTTAGTGGCTGCCCCACCTGCACCTCCAGGGTTCGGCCCAACCAATGAACAGCTGACCATCAGAACCTTCTCCTGTTTCTCTCCTGTCAGGATCTGGCTCACACTTAGCTCCTGGGCCGAGTCAGTCAAGCACCCACCCACAGCTGAGATGCTGTGGGTAAGCAGTGAGCAGGATAGAGTGCCTGCGCTCAGGCTCATTCTGAAAGACAGGCGACAGGCCACCTCAGCACAAACATTTTAG
- the ARL5C gene encoding putative ADP-ribosylation factor-like protein 5C isoform X3, whose translation MVILNQKKRENQTLHTHTVKTKFPRPNARIFQRHSLHIKRLMNEVVHTSPTIGSNVEEIVLQKTHFLMWDIGGQEALRSTWNTYYSNTEFIILVIDSTDRDRLLTTREELYRMLAHEALRDASVLIFANKQDMKNSMTTVEISQFLTLSAIKDHPWHIQGCCALTGEGLPAGLQWMQSQTTAN comes from the exons ATGGTTATTTTaaaccagaagaaaagagaaaatcaaacacTACACACGCATACAGTGAAAACTAAGTTTCCCCGCCCTAATGCCCGGATCTTCCAGAGGCACTCCCTACATATAAAACG cctgATGAATGAGGTGGTCCATACATCTCCCACCATCGGTAGCAACGTGGAGGAGATTGTTCTGCAAAAGACACACTTCCTCATGTGGGACATAGGGGGACAGGAGGCTCTGCGCTCTACCTGGAACACGTACTACTCCAACACTGAG TTCATCATCCTTGTGATTGACAGCACGGACCGGGATCGGCTGCTGACCACTCGGGAGGAGCTGTACAGGATGCTGGCCCATGAG GCTCTGCGAGATGCTTCCGTCCTGATCTTTGCCAACAAGCAGGATATGAAGAACTCCATGACCACCGTGGAAATCTCTCAATTCCTCACTCTTAGTGCCATCAAAGACCACCCGTGGCACATACAGGGATGCTGTGCCCTCACTGGGGAAGG GCTGCCCGCGGGGCTCCAGTGGATGCAGTCTCAGACCACTGCCAACTGA
- the ARL5C gene encoding putative ADP-ribosylation factor-like protein 5C isoform X2 — translation MGLLIAKLMSIFATQEHKVIIVGLDNAGKTTILYQFLMNEVVHTSPTIGSNVEEIVLQKTHFLMWDIGGQEALRSTWNTYYSNTEFIILVIDSTDRDRLLTTREELYRMLAHEALRDASVLIFANKQDMKNSMTTVEISQFLTLSAIKDHPWHIQGCCALTGEGLVAAPPAPPGFGPTNEQLTIRTFSCFSPVRIWLTLSSWAESVKHPPTAEMLWVSSEQDRVPALRLILKDRRQATSAQTF, via the exons ATGGGACTACTGATCGCCAAGCTGATGAGCATCTTCGCGACCCAGG AGCACAAGGTCATCATCGTGGGACTGGACAATGCGGGAAAGACCACCATTCTCTACCAGTT cctgATGAATGAGGTGGTCCATACATCTCCCACCATCGGTAGCAACGTGGAGGAGATTGTTCTGCAAAAGACACACTTCCTCATGTGGGACATAGGGGGACAGGAGGCTCTGCGCTCTACCTGGAACACGTACTACTCCAACACTGAG TTCATCATCCTTGTGATTGACAGCACGGACCGGGATCGGCTGCTGACCACTCGGGAGGAGCTGTACAGGATGCTGGCCCATGAG GCTCTGCGAGATGCTTCCGTCCTGATCTTTGCCAACAAGCAGGATATGAAGAACTCCATGACCACCGTGGAAATCTCTCAATTCCTCACTCTTAGTGCCATCAAAGACCACCCGTGGCACATACAGGGATGCTGTGCCCTCACTGGGGAAGGGTTAGTGGCTGCCCCACCTGCACCTCCAGGGTTCGGCCCAACCAATGAACAGCTGACCATCAGAACCTTCTCCTGTTTCTCTCCTGTCAGGATCTGGCTCACACTTAGCTCCTGGGCCGAGTCAGTCAAGCACCCACCCACAGCTGAGATGCTGTGGGTAAGCAGTGAGCAGGATAGAGTGCCTGCGCTCAGGCTCATTCTGAAAGACAGGCGACAGGCCACCTCAGCACAAACATTTTAG
- the ARL5C gene encoding putative ADP-ribosylation factor-like protein 5C isoform X4, protein MGLLIAKLMSIFATQEHKVIIVGLDNAGKTTILYQFLMNEVVHTSPTIGSNVEEIVLQKTHFLMWDIGGQEALRSTWNTYYSNTEFIILVIDSTDRDRLLTTREELYRMLAHEALRDASVLIFANKQDMKNSMTTVEISQFLTLSAIKDHPWHIQGCCALTGEGLPAGLQWMQSQTTAN, encoded by the exons ATGGGACTACTGATCGCCAAGCTGATGAGCATCTTCGCGACCCAGG AGCACAAGGTCATCATCGTGGGACTGGACAATGCGGGAAAGACCACCATTCTCTACCAGTT cctgATGAATGAGGTGGTCCATACATCTCCCACCATCGGTAGCAACGTGGAGGAGATTGTTCTGCAAAAGACACACTTCCTCATGTGGGACATAGGGGGACAGGAGGCTCTGCGCTCTACCTGGAACACGTACTACTCCAACACTGAG TTCATCATCCTTGTGATTGACAGCACGGACCGGGATCGGCTGCTGACCACTCGGGAGGAGCTGTACAGGATGCTGGCCCATGAG GCTCTGCGAGATGCTTCCGTCCTGATCTTTGCCAACAAGCAGGATATGAAGAACTCCATGACCACCGTGGAAATCTCTCAATTCCTCACTCTTAGTGCCATCAAAGACCACCCGTGGCACATACAGGGATGCTGTGCCCTCACTGGGGAAGG GCTGCCCGCGGGGCTCCAGTGGATGCAGTCTCAGACCACTGCCAACTGA